A genomic region of Pseudomonas abietaniphila contains the following coding sequences:
- the fba gene encoding class II fructose-bisphosphate aldolase (catalyzes the reversible aldol condensation of dihydroxyacetonephosphate and glyceraldehyde 3-phosphate in the Calvin cycle, glycolysis, and/or gluconeogenesis) encodes MALISMRQMLDHAAEFGYGVPAFNVNNLEQMRAIMEAADKTDSPVIVQASAGARKYAGAPFLRHLILAAIEEFPHIPVVMHQDHGTSPAICQRSIQLGFSSVMMDGSLREDGKSPADYEYNVRVTQETVAMAHACGVSVEGELGVLGSLETGMAGEEDGVGAEGVLDHSQMLTDPEEAADFVKKTQVDALAIAIGTSHGAYKFTKPPTGDILAIERIKEIHKRIPNTHLVMHGSSSVPQEWLKIINEFGGDIKETYGVPVEEIVEGIKHGVRKVNIDTDLRLASTGAIREFMAKNPSEFDPRKYLAKTVSAMRDVCIARYEAFGTAGNASKIKPISLEKMFERYAKGELNAKVN; translated from the coding sequence ATGGCACTTATCAGCATGCGCCAGATGTTGGACCACGCCGCCGAATTCGGCTACGGCGTTCCTGCATTCAACGTGAACAACCTGGAACAGATGCGCGCCATTATGGAAGCGGCTGACAAGACCGATTCTCCGGTGATCGTTCAGGCTTCGGCCGGTGCGCGTAAATACGCCGGTGCGCCTTTCCTGCGTCACCTGATCCTGGCGGCAATCGAAGAATTCCCGCACATCCCGGTGGTCATGCACCAGGACCACGGCACCAGCCCTGCCATTTGCCAGCGTTCGATTCAACTGGGCTTCAGCTCGGTGATGATGGACGGCTCGCTGCGTGAAGACGGCAAGAGCCCGGCAGACTACGAGTACAACGTGCGCGTCACTCAGGAAACCGTTGCCATGGCTCACGCCTGTGGCGTTTCGGTAGAAGGTGAGCTGGGCGTTCTGGGTTCGCTGGAAACCGGCATGGCCGGTGAAGAAGACGGCGTTGGCGCTGAAGGCGTTCTGGATCACAGCCAGATGCTGACCGATCCGGAAGAAGCCGCTGACTTCGTGAAGAAGACCCAGGTGGATGCCCTGGCCATCGCCATCGGTACCAGCCACGGCGCTTACAAGTTCACCAAGCCGCCTACCGGCGACATCCTGGCGATCGAGCGCATCAAAGAAATCCACAAGCGCATCCCTAATACTCACCTGGTGATGCACGGTTCTTCGTCCGTTCCTCAGGAATGGCTGAAGATCATCAACGAGTTCGGCGGCGACATCAAAGAAACCTACGGTGTGCCGGTCGAGGAGATCGTTGAAGGCATCAAGCACGGCGTGCGCAAGGTCAACATCGACACCGACCTGCGTCTGGCGTCCACCGGTGCCATCCGTGAGTTCATGGCCAAGAACCCGAGCGAGTTCGACCCACGTAAATACCTGGCGAAAACCGTTTCGGCCATGCGCGACGTCTGCATCGCCCGTTACGAAGCCTTCGGCACCGCCGGCAACGCCTCCAAGATCAAACCGATCTCCCTGGAGAAGATGTTCGAGCGTTACGCCAAAGGCGAGTTGAACGCCAAGGTCAACTGA
- a CDS encoding alpha/beta fold hydrolase, producing the protein MFENFTKTTVKTSGAEIVTVVGGEGPPLLLMHGNPFNHLSWHKIAPRLAKDFTVVCTDLRGYGDSSKPEGGGDHSDYSFRAMAQDQVEVMQSLGFERFNAAGHDRGARVLHRMCLDHPEKVLKAGFVDMLPQHHLLNNVTRQWAKFSWHWFFMTQDAPTPERMMDADPEFFILRKLSKTAQGTAFFGPEALADYIRCIKNPATTHAMCEDYRATFGIDLDMDTADFDAGRRVDTPALILWGEKGGVGRNHNAAEVWSRYATNIVQTATVPSGHYLQEECPDETYEVLQGFFK; encoded by the coding sequence ATGTTCGAGAATTTCACCAAAACCACCGTCAAAACCAGCGGCGCCGAGATCGTCACCGTCGTGGGCGGCGAGGGTCCTCCGCTGTTGCTGATGCATGGCAACCCATTCAACCATCTGTCCTGGCACAAAATCGCACCACGTCTGGCAAAGGACTTCACCGTGGTGTGCACCGACCTGCGTGGCTATGGCGACAGCTCCAAGCCCGAGGGCGGGGGTGATCACTCTGATTATTCGTTCCGTGCCATGGCGCAGGATCAGGTCGAAGTGATGCAGTCGCTTGGCTTCGAGCGGTTCAATGCGGCCGGGCACGACCGTGGCGCCCGCGTGCTGCACCGCATGTGCCTGGATCACCCGGAAAAAGTGCTCAAGGCCGGCTTCGTCGACATGCTGCCGCAGCATCACCTGCTCAATAACGTCACGCGTCAGTGGGCGAAATTCTCTTGGCACTGGTTCTTCATGACCCAGGATGCGCCGACGCCTGAGCGGATGATGGACGCCGATCCTGAGTTCTTCATTCTGCGCAAACTGTCTAAAACCGCACAGGGAACCGCCTTTTTCGGTCCCGAGGCGCTGGCCGATTACATTCGCTGCATCAAGAATCCGGCCACCACTCATGCCATGTGCGAAGACTACCGGGCCACGTTCGGCATCGATCTGGACATGGACACCGCTGACTTCGACGCAGGTCGTCGTGTCGACACCCCGGCGTTGATTCTCTGGGGCGAAAAAGGCGGGGTCGGCCGTAACCACAACGCCGCAGAAGTCTGGAGCCGTTACGCGACCAACATCGTGCAGACGGCCACAGTGCCCTCAGGTCATTACCTGCAGGAAGAATGCCCTGACGAAACCTATGAAGTGCTTCAGGGCTTCTTCAAGTAA
- a CDS encoding MFS transporter: MLPTLAQKRRATLTFVLLCVMAFIMYVDRTNLAVAAPTISKELGFSNTNLGMMFSAFAVAYSCFMIPGGWLSDRIGSRKAMLLYGVIWSVATIATGLVSGLIILVIARFVVGIGEAPIYPTAARMIARAIPITQRGTAQGVMHASGRLANALAPLIVTFLILQFSWRAAFIILGVLTLVYMFAMYFILGESKKQVEAVVMEPVKAPTPVHWPTMLRKVWPAAATCFCHGWVLWFFLNWIPSFFTQRYGMDLSKTALFSTFVLLGGTVGTAVGGMLSDWRFKVTGNKLRSRRDLIIFGFLASIIGLIPLMFTQNIYICAAGLSFSFFCSELADSPLWVIGTEVSHEHSATSSACTFFGMAVAGAVSPVVIGWLLDVTGTNWMAAFSASIVVVLLGPVLAMFIKLDDEPTASVASPTTGKRAVA, translated from the coding sequence ATGTTACCGACTCTTGCGCAGAAGCGCAGGGCAACACTGACGTTCGTGTTGCTCTGCGTCATGGCTTTCATCATGTATGTCGACCGCACGAACCTTGCGGTCGCCGCGCCCACCATCAGTAAGGAACTGGGCTTCAGCAACACCAACCTGGGCATGATGTTCTCGGCCTTTGCGGTCGCTTACAGCTGTTTCATGATTCCTGGTGGCTGGCTGAGTGACCGGATCGGCTCGCGCAAGGCGATGCTGCTTTACGGTGTGATCTGGTCGGTGGCGACCATCGCCACGGGTCTGGTCAGCGGCCTCATCATTCTGGTGATTGCCCGTTTCGTTGTCGGCATTGGTGAAGCGCCGATCTATCCCACGGCGGCGCGGATGATCGCGAGGGCTATTCCTATCACGCAACGCGGTACGGCCCAGGGCGTCATGCATGCTTCCGGGCGGCTGGCCAACGCGCTGGCACCGTTGATTGTCACGTTCCTGATTCTGCAGTTCTCCTGGCGCGCGGCGTTCATCATCCTCGGCGTGCTGACGTTGGTGTACATGTTTGCCATGTATTTCATTCTCGGCGAGTCGAAGAAACAGGTCGAAGCGGTGGTCATGGAGCCCGTGAAAGCGCCGACCCCGGTGCATTGGCCCACCATGTTGCGCAAGGTCTGGCCCGCAGCGGCGACGTGCTTTTGTCATGGCTGGGTGCTGTGGTTTTTCCTGAACTGGATTCCGTCGTTTTTCACACAGCGTTACGGGATGGATCTGTCCAAGACCGCGTTGTTTTCAACGTTCGTCTTGCTCGGCGGCACCGTAGGAACGGCGGTGGGCGGGATGCTGTCGGACTGGCGCTTCAAGGTGACCGGCAACAAACTCCGCTCGCGACGCGACCTGATCATCTTCGGCTTTCTTGCATCGATCATCGGGCTGATACCGCTGATGTTCACGCAAAACATCTATATCTGCGCGGCTGGGCTGAGCTTTTCATTCTTCTGCTCCGAGCTCGCGGATTCCCCGTTGTGGGTCATCGGGACAGAGGTGTCACATGAGCATTCGGCGACGTCCAGCGCCTGCACGTTCTTTGGCATGGCAGTGGCTGGCGCAGTCTCTCCAGTGGTGATCGGCTGGTTGCTGGACGTGACGGGCACGAACTGGATGGCGGCTTTCAGCGCCTCCATCGTTGTCGTGTTGCTGGGCCCGGTGTTGGCGATGTTCATCAAACTGGATGACGAGCCTACTGCCAGCGTCGCTTCACCGACCACCGGGAAGCGCGCCGTGGCGTGA
- a CDS encoding thioesterase family protein: MPALTTYKTPILADWVDYNGHLRDAFYLLIFSYATDAFMDRIGLASDDRDASKNSLFTLEAHINYLHEVKLGEDVEVRTQIVAHDRKRVQLYHSLYKVGGEEELAASDQMLLHVDLAAGPKSAPFSESSLEALRQLTEAQHDQPAPAYVGRVIGLPAKA, translated from the coding sequence ATGCCCGCCCTGACCACTTACAAAACCCCGATCCTCGCCGATTGGGTCGATTACAACGGCCATCTTCGCGACGCGTTCTACCTGTTGATCTTCAGCTACGCGACCGACGCGTTCATGGACCGCATTGGCCTGGCCAGCGATGACCGCGATGCCAGTAAAAATTCGCTGTTCACCCTGGAAGCCCATATCAACTACCTGCATGAGGTGAAACTCGGCGAAGACGTTGAAGTGCGTACCCAGATCGTCGCCCATGACCGCAAGCGCGTTCAGCTCTACCACAGCCTTTACAAGGTCGGTGGCGAGGAGGAACTGGCGGCCAGCGACCAAATGCTGCTGCACGTGGATCTCGCTGCGGGTCCCAAGTCCGCGCCGTTCAGCGAATCGTCGCTGGAAGCGCTGCGTCAGCTCACCGAAGCCCAACACGATCAACCGGCTCCCGCCTATGTGGGTCGCGTAATCGGGCTGCCCGCCAAAGCCTGA
- the epd gene encoding erythrose-4-phosphate dehydrogenase — translation MPQPRPYKVALNGYGRIGRCVLRALCERGAKAGFEVVAINDLADMASLEYLTRFDSTHGRFPGEVRVEGDFLHINDHVIKVFRSATPEGIDWHELDVDLVLECSGVYHTRADGERFLSARAPRVLFSQPMASEADVDATIVYGINQQNLTGEELLVSAASCTTNCSVPLLDLLNRELGLEYVTITTIHSAMNDQPVIDAYHHEDLRRTRSAFQSIIPVSTGLARGIERLLPELAGRIQAKAVRVPTVNVSCLDITMQVARDTDALEINRILREAATGGPLKGLLAYTELPHASCDFNHDPHSAIIDASQTRVSGPRLVNVLAWFDNEWGFANRMLDVADHYLQSIHKQQ, via the coding sequence ATGCCTCAGCCACGCCCTTATAAAGTCGCCCTCAATGGTTACGGTCGTATCGGTCGCTGCGTGCTGCGCGCGCTGTGCGAGCGAGGTGCGAAGGCGGGCTTTGAAGTGGTGGCGATCAACGATTTGGCCGACATGGCCAGTCTCGAATACCTGACGCGCTTTGACTCCACACACGGCCGGTTCCCCGGCGAAGTGCGGGTCGAAGGCGATTTTCTGCACATCAACGATCACGTCATCAAAGTGTTTCGCAGCGCGACGCCGGAAGGCATCGACTGGCACGAACTCGACGTCGATCTGGTGCTCGAGTGCTCGGGTGTTTATCACACCCGTGCCGATGGCGAGCGCTTCCTGTCCGCTCGCGCACCGCGCGTGCTGTTTTCCCAGCCGATGGCCAGCGAGGCGGATGTCGACGCCACCATCGTCTACGGCATCAATCAGCAAAACCTGACCGGCGAAGAGCTGTTGGTGTCAGCGGCGTCCTGCACCACCAACTGCAGCGTGCCGTTGCTGGATCTGCTGAACCGCGAGCTGGGCCTGGAATACGTCACCATCACCACGATTCACTCGGCGATGAACGACCAACCGGTGATTGACGCCTATCATCATGAAGACCTGCGTCGCACGCGTTCGGCGTTTCAATCGATCATTCCGGTGTCCACTGGTCTGGCGCGCGGTATCGAGCGCCTGCTTCCGGAACTTGCCGGCCGAATTCAGGCCAAAGCAGTTCGAGTGCCGACGGTGAATGTGTCTTGTCTGGACATCACGATGCAGGTCGCACGTGATACCGATGCGCTGGAAATCAACCGTATCCTGCGCGAGGCCGCAACTGGCGGCCCGCTCAAAGGGTTGCTGGCTTACACCGAGTTGCCGCACGCCAGCTGTGATTTCAATCATGACCCTCATTCGGCCATCATCGATGCCAGCCAGACACGGGTTTCCGGTCCGCGGCTGGTCAACGTGCTGGCATGGTTCGACAACGAATGGGGTTTTGCCAATCGAATGCTGGATGTCGCCGACCACTATCTGCAAAGCATCCATAAACAACAGTAA
- the tkt gene encoding transketolase: protein MPSRRERANAIRALSMDAVQKANSGHPGAPMGMADIAEVLWRDYLKHNPSNPMFADRDRFILSNGHGSMLIYSLLHLTGYDLSIEDLKNFRQLHSRTPGHPEYGYTPGVETTTGPLGQGFANAVGFAVAEKTLGAQFNRPGHNIVDHHTYVFMGDGCMMEGISHEVASLAGTLRLNKLITFYDDNGISIDGEVEGWFTDDTPKRFESYGWLVIRNVDGHDADEIKTAIETARKSDKPTLICCKTTIGFGSPNKQGKEECHGAPLGNDEIALTRAALKWTHGPFEIPADIYKEWNAKEKGLAVEAEWDQRFAAYSAAFPELANELIRRMSGELPADFAEKSAAYVAEVNAKGETIASRKASQNALSNFGPLLPEFLGGSADLAGSNLTIWKGCKSITGEDADGNYLHYGVREFGMGAIMNGIALHGGFVPYGATFLIFMEYARNAVRMSSLMKKRVIYVFTHDSIGLGEDGPTHQPIEQLTSLRTTPNLDCWRPADAVESAVAWKHAIERDDGPSALIFSRQNLQHQARDALQLENINRGGYVLRDCNGEPDLILIATGSEVGLAVQAFDKLTAEGKNVRVVSMPCTSVFESQDALYKQSVLPLEVSARIAIEAGHADYWYKYVGLEGRVIGMTTFGESAPANLLFEEFGFTLENIISTAEELLED from the coding sequence ATGCCCAGCCGTCGTGAGCGTGCCAATGCCATTCGTGCCCTCAGCATGGATGCCGTGCAAAAGGCCAACAGCGGCCACCCAGGAGCCCCGATGGGCATGGCGGATATCGCTGAAGTCCTGTGGCGCGATTATCTGAAGCACAACCCGAGCAACCCGATGTTCGCTGACCGTGACCGGTTCATCCTGTCCAACGGCCACGGCTCGATGCTGATTTACTCGCTGCTGCATCTGACCGGTTACGACCTGTCGATTGAAGACCTGAAGAACTTCCGTCAATTGCACAGCCGCACACCGGGTCACCCGGAATACGGCTACACGCCAGGCGTTGAGACCACCACTGGCCCGCTGGGTCAGGGTTTCGCCAACGCCGTCGGTTTCGCCGTCGCCGAGAAAACCCTGGGCGCGCAATTCAACCGCCCTGGCCACAACATCGTCGACCACCACACCTATGTGTTCATGGGTGATGGCTGCATGATGGAAGGCATTTCCCACGAAGTCGCTTCGTTGGCAGGCACCCTGCGCCTGAACAAACTGATCACCTTCTACGATGACAACGGCATCTCCATCGACGGCGAAGTCGAAGGCTGGTTCACCGATGACACGCCGAAGCGCTTTGAATCGTACGGCTGGCTGGTGATCCGCAACGTCGACGGCCATGACGCTGACGAGATCAAGACCGCCATCGAGACCGCTCGCAAGAGCGACAAGCCGACCCTGATCTGCTGCAAGACCACCATCGGCTTCGGCTCGCCGAACAAACAAGGCAAGGAAGAGTGCCACGGCGCTCCACTGGGCAACGACGAAATCGCCCTGACCCGTGCTGCGCTGAAATGGACCCATGGTCCTTTCGAAATCCCGGCTGACATCTACAAAGAGTGGAACGCCAAGGAGAAGGGCCTGGCGGTCGAAGCCGAGTGGGATCAGCGTTTCGCTGCTTACTCCGCTGCATTCCCTGAGCTGGCCAACGAGCTGATCCGTCGCATGAGCGGCGAGCTGCCTGCCGACTTCGCTGAGAAGTCCGCTGCTTATGTGGCTGAAGTGAACGCCAAGGGCGAAACCATCGCCAGCCGTAAAGCCAGCCAGAACGCGCTGAGCAACTTTGGCCCGCTGCTGCCTGAGTTCCTCGGCGGCTCGGCTGACCTGGCCGGCTCGAACCTGACCATCTGGAAAGGTTGCAAGAGCATCACCGGCGAAGACGCTGACGGTAACTACCTGCACTACGGTGTGCGTGAGTTCGGCATGGGCGCGATCATGAACGGTATCGCCCTGCACGGCGGTTTCGTGCCTTACGGCGCCACCTTCCTGATCTTCATGGAATACGCCCGCAACGCGGTGCGCATGTCCTCGCTGATGAAGAAGCGTGTCATCTATGTGTTCACCCACGACTCCATCGGTCTGGGCGAAGACGGCCCGACTCACCAGCCGATCGAGCAACTGACCAGCCTGCGCACTACGCCGAACCTTGACTGCTGGCGTCCAGCTGACGCCGTTGAATCGGCCGTGGCCTGGAAACACGCCATCGAGCGTGACGACGGTCCTTCGGCGCTGATCTTCTCCCGTCAGAACCTGCAGCATCAGGCTCGCGACGCGTTGCAACTGGAGAATATCAACCGTGGTGGCTACGTGCTGCGTGACTGCAACGGCGAGCCGGATCTGATCCTGATCGCCACCGGCTCCGAAGTCGGTCTGGCGGTTCAGGCGTTCGACAAGCTGACCGCTGAAGGCAAGAACGTGCGCGTGGTGTCCATGCCATGCACCAGCGTGTTTGAATCGCAAGACGCGCTGTACAAACAGTCGGTTCTGCCGCTGGAAGTCAGCGCTCGTATCGCCATCGAAGCCGGCCACGCGGACTACTGGTACAAGTACGTGGGCCTGGAAGGCCGCGTGATCGGCATGACCACCTTCGGTGAGTCGGCGCCAGCGAACCTGCTGTTCGAAGAGTTCGGCTTCACGCTGGAGAACATCATCTCCACGGCTGAAGAGCTGCTGGAAGACTAA
- a CDS encoding PdxA family dehydrogenase, with the protein MKPLIGLMLGDVTGIGPELVVKLLSTPQARERADVVIIGDERVLKLGMRDAGLTLPYVKISKLSEADHAGEAVPLLDLHNVDPSLFERGQVSAESGRLTGETLKVMTDLALAGELDGICFAPLNKAGLHRGGWNYHDEHQMFAAWTDHVGYFGEVNIIPQFSTFRVTSHVALRKAVDMVQPDRIEGALQLAHDTLRALGNPSPRIGVAALNPHNGENGLFGDEEITIIRPTLEKLRAKGLASEGPFPSDTVFIKARNGDFDAVVIMYHDQGQIATKLLGFSQGVTLTGGLKTVYATPAHGVAYDIVGTGKADVGAMAAAFRVATDNAAARKHKREVATA; encoded by the coding sequence ATGAAGCCTCTGATTGGACTTATGCTCGGTGACGTCACAGGCATCGGCCCTGAGCTGGTGGTCAAACTGCTGTCGACACCCCAGGCGCGTGAACGGGCTGACGTGGTGATCATCGGTGACGAACGCGTGCTGAAGCTCGGCATGCGTGATGCGGGCCTGACCCTTCCCTACGTCAAGATCTCCAAGTTGAGCGAAGCCGACCATGCCGGCGAAGCCGTTCCATTGCTGGACCTTCACAACGTCGACCCTTCGTTGTTCGAGCGGGGGCAGGTCAGCGCCGAGTCCGGCCGCCTGACCGGCGAAACCCTGAAAGTCATGACCGACCTGGCGCTCGCCGGTGAGTTGGACGGCATCTGCTTCGCGCCGCTGAACAAGGCCGGTCTGCATCGCGGCGGCTGGAACTATCACGACGAGCACCAGATGTTCGCAGCCTGGACCGATCATGTCGGCTACTTCGGCGAAGTCAACATCATCCCGCAGTTCTCGACCTTCCGCGTGACCTCGCACGTTGCCTTGCGCAAAGCCGTTGATATGGTCCAGCCGGACCGCATCGAAGGCGCGCTGCAACTGGCCCACGACACGTTGCGTGCCTTGGGTAACCCGAGCCCGCGGATCGGCGTGGCGGCGCTCAATCCGCACAATGGCGAAAACGGCCTGTTCGGCGACGAAGAGATCACGATCATTCGCCCAACGCTGGAAAAGCTGCGCGCCAAGGGTTTGGCCAGCGAAGGCCCGTTTCCGTCGGACACGGTGTTCATCAAGGCGCGAAACGGCGACTTCGATGCGGTGGTGATCATGTACCACGATCAGGGGCAGATCGCGACCAAGCTGCTGGGTTTCTCTCAGGGTGTGACCCTGACCGGCGGCCTCAAAACCGTTTACGCAACCCCGGCACACGGCGTGGCCTACGACATTGTCGGCACCGGCAAGGCGGACGTGGGTGCGATGGCCGCTGCTTTCCGGGTCGCGACAGACAACGCTGCGGCACGCAAACACAAACGTGAAGTGGCCACTGCCTAG
- a CDS encoding phosphoglycerate kinase — MTVLKMTDLDLQGKRVLIREDLNVPVKDGVVTSDARILASLPTIKLALEKGAAVMVCSHLGRPTEGEFSAENSLKPVADYLSKALGRDVPLVAEYLDGVDVKAGDIVLFENVRFNKGEKKNADDLAQKYAALCDVFVMDAFGTAHRAEGSTHGVAKFAKVAAAGPLLAAELDALGKALGKPAKPMAAIVAGSKVSTKLDVLNSLSQICDQLIVGGGIANTFLAAAGHPVGKSLYEPDLLDTARAIAAKVSVPLPVDVVVAKKFAEDAEATVKLIADVADDDMILDIGPKTAAHFADLLKSSKTILWNGPVGVFEFDQFGNGTKVLAEAIAESPAFSIAGGGDTLAAIDKYGVSDKISYISTGGGAFLEFVEGKVLPAVEVLEQRAKA, encoded by the coding sequence ATGACCGTGTTGAAGATGACCGACCTCGATCTGCAAGGTAAGCGTGTACTGATCCGCGAAGACCTCAACGTCCCGGTCAAGGACGGTGTCGTCACCAGCGACGCACGTATTCTTGCTTCGCTGCCGACCATCAAGCTGGCGCTGGAAAAGGGTGCCGCCGTCATGGTGTGCTCGCACCTGGGTCGTCCGACCGAAGGTGAATTTTCTGCCGAGAACAGCCTCAAGCCGGTCGCCGACTACCTGAGCAAGGCATTGGGGCGTGACGTGCCGTTGGTGGCCGAGTACCTGGATGGCGTAGACGTGAAAGCGGGCGACATCGTGCTGTTCGAAAACGTGCGCTTCAATAAGGGCGAGAAGAAAAACGCCGACGACCTGGCGCAGAAGTACGCCGCCCTGTGCGACGTGTTCGTGATGGACGCCTTCGGCACCGCTCACCGCGCCGAAGGCTCGACCCACGGCGTCGCCAAATTCGCTAAAGTCGCCGCAGCCGGCCCGTTGCTGGCGGCCGAACTGGACGCACTGGGCAAGGCGCTGGGTAAACCGGCCAAGCCAATGGCCGCTATCGTTGCCGGCTCCAAGGTGTCCACCAAGCTGGACGTGCTGAACAGCCTGAGCCAGATCTGCGATCAACTGATCGTCGGCGGCGGTATTGCCAACACCTTCCTGGCCGCTGCTGGCCACCCGGTTGGCAAATCGCTGTATGAACCAGACCTGTTGGACACTGCTCGCGCCATTGCCGCGAAGGTCAGCGTTCCGTTGCCGGTCGACGTCGTGGTCGCCAAGAAATTCGCCGAAGATGCAGAAGCCACGGTCAAGCTGATTGCTGACGTTGCCGATGACGACATGATTCTGGACATTGGCCCGAAAACTGCGGCGCACTTCGCCGATTTGTTGAAATCTTCCAAGACTATTCTGTGGAACGGCCCGGTCGGCGTGTTTGAATTCGACCAGTTCGGCAACGGCACCAAGGTGCTGGCCGAGGCGATTGCCGAAAGCCCGGCGTTCTCGATTGCGGGCGGTGGCGACACTCTGGCTGCAATCGACAAATACGGTGTAAGCGACAAGATCTCCTACATTTCCACCGGTGGCGGCGCGTTCCTCGAGTTCGTCGAAGGCAAGGTATTGCCAGCCGTGGAAGTTCTGGAACAACGCGCCAAGGCCTGA
- a CDS encoding ArsR/SmtB family transcription factor, producing the protein MNLRVPAISHDQSDELAALCKAGGDPLRLNVLRALSNDSFGVLELAQIFAIGQSGMSHHLKVLAQADLVATRREGNAIFYRRALPHTEQIGGKLHAALLEEVDGLTLPDDVRSRIGLVHRQRANASQDFFARTAEKFRAQQDLIAGLPQYRDSLLSLLDKLGFGADATAVEVGPGDGGFLPDLAQRFRHVTGLDNSPAMLDLARAICEQKALSNVELKLADALADANVSGDCVVLNMVLHHFAAPAEALKQLANLLQPGGSLLVTELCSHDQSWAKEACGDLWLGFEQEDLARWAIAAGLVPGESLYIGLRNGFQIQVRHFQRPAGNTHHR; encoded by the coding sequence ATGAATCTTCGCGTGCCTGCCATTAGCCATGACCAAAGCGACGAACTGGCTGCCTTGTGCAAGGCCGGTGGCGACCCGCTGCGTCTGAATGTGCTGCGTGCGCTGTCGAACGATTCATTCGGGGTGCTTGAGCTGGCGCAGATTTTCGCCATCGGTCAGTCCGGTATGAGTCATCACTTGAAGGTGCTGGCCCAGGCTGATCTGGTGGCGACGCGCCGCGAAGGTAACGCGATCTTTTATCGCCGCGCCCTGCCCCACACCGAACAGATCGGCGGCAAGCTGCACGCGGCGCTGCTTGAAGAAGTCGATGGCTTGACACTGCCCGACGACGTACGAAGCCGGATCGGCCTGGTGCATCGTCAACGCGCCAACGCCAGCCAGGACTTCTTCGCCCGGACCGCAGAGAAATTTCGTGCCCAGCAGGACCTGATCGCAGGACTGCCGCAGTACCGCGACAGCCTGCTGTCGTTGCTCGACAAGCTAGGCTTCGGTGCCGACGCCACTGCGGTTGAAGTCGGCCCCGGCGATGGTGGATTTCTGCCTGACCTGGCGCAGCGCTTTCGGCATGTCACCGGGCTGGATAACAGCCCGGCCATGCTCGACCTCGCGCGTGCGATCTGCGAGCAGAAGGCGCTGAGTAACGTTGAGTTGAAACTGGCCGACGCATTGGCCGACGCTAATGTTTCCGGCGATTGCGTCGTCTTGAATATGGTGCTTCATCATTTCGCTGCACCGGCTGAAGCATTGAAACAATTGGCCAACCTGTTGCAACCGGGCGGTAGCCTCTTGGTGACAGAGTTGTGCAGCCACGACCAGAGCTGGGCCAAGGAGGCCTGTGGCGATCTCTGGTTAGGTTTCGAACAGGAAGATCTGGCCCGTTGGGCCATCGCTGCGGGGCTGGTCCCCGGGGAAAGTCTGTACATAGGCTTACGTAATGGTTTCCAGATTCAGGTCCGCCACTTTCAGCGACCGGCTGGCAACACTCACCATCGGTAA
- a CDS encoding MliC family protein yields the protein MKGLIALATLMLLGGCASMKASEPVAGWTHWVCDSKAEIYWRSADPANKEVDVRLNQSEQVFRLQAVPGASGALYSNGVLAFDNKGSEGLVYWDATNDLIGRGCKAP from the coding sequence ATGAAAGGCTTGATTGCCCTTGCGACACTGATGCTGCTGGGCGGTTGCGCCAGCATGAAGGCTTCTGAACCGGTTGCGGGCTGGACCCACTGGGTCTGTGACAGCAAAGCGGAGATTTACTGGCGGTCTGCGGATCCGGCGAACAAAGAGGTCGACGTGCGCTTGAATCAGAGCGAGCAGGTCTTCCGTCTGCAGGCGGTGCCCGGTGCTTCCGGCGCGCTGTACAGCAACGGCGTACTGGCGTTCGACAACAAGGGCAGCGAAGGCCTGGTGTACTGGGACGCTACCAACGATTTGATCGGTCGCGGCTGCAAGGCGCCTTAA